The sequence TTTTCATTAAGGGTTATTTTACTTCTTTTCTGCTACGTTTTCATAAAGAGGGCATTTATAGGCATCATCCCCCATAAGGATTATTTCTGCCACGATCCTGGCTGTTTTTTCAACGATCCCGGCACATTTCCTTGAACGCTCTTCACTGAAGAAATCGTCGAATTCCCCAACCAGCTCCCGGCAGTTAGTTGAACCGAATTCCTTTTTAAAATAATAGGGGATCTGGTTAAAAACCCTGTAAATTCCGGGATTGCTTCTTAATTCAACTATTCCCGATGAATTTATGCTTTTTTCAGTGGAAATCCTTCCGAATTTCATCCCTGCTGCCATTACTGCACCTATTAGTGCACCGCAGTTGTTCCCGCTGGACCCTATTCCTCCTCCGAATCCCGTAGCCATTGCGGAAACTTCAGGAGGGAAATTTTCTACCAGGCCTGACATGAGAACGGCTTTAAGAACACTTTCGGCACAGTTATGTTTAGCTCTGTGATATTCCCTGGCAAGGGATACGACCCTTTCAACTGCCTTTTCCTTATCCATGGAAAACCCCCTTTATCCACCATCTAAATTTACTTTGCAACATCCATCAAAAATATATTCTCTTAAAGTTTATATATTCCTCTTTTTTATTTGCAAATATGACTATCCCCTTAGCTCAAGGAGAATTATAAAATGGCATCCCTCCGCTTGCCGTTCACTCCGCTTAGCTCTGCTCACTCTGGAATTTGGCTCTTCGCCATCCCCTATACCCGTTTACATAAGGAATACAACCCCTATAAAGGTTGAAACAGCAAGCCCTACTATTACGGGGATAAAGTTCTTCCTTACCAGGTCCAGCACCGGGACACCAACAATACCCGCTACCGCTACAAGGGAACACCATGCAACCAGGGTGCCGCCCCCTGCCCATATAGCTCCCATCTGACCGATAGAACCTAAGGTTGCAGCTACGGAGGGAGACCCGGCTGCCATTGCCCCCGCCAGGGTCCCGACCAGGGGGAGACCCGAGAACCCCGAACCGTCCAGACCGGTTATCGCACCGAGGACCAGCATTCCATAACCGGCCAGGAGACCGGTTGCAGGTATGACCTCAGAGATCATCCTGCCTATATCAAAAAGAAAGCCGGGGGCTCCTTCCCCCAGTACACCTACAGCGGATTCGGGGTTGCCGATAAAAAAGAATCCGGCTATAGGGATAATGGGGCCCATTACCCTGAATGCAAATACCAGGCCGTCAGCCAGGTAATCGCCGATAAAATCCAGGCCTGCCTTCCCCTTTACTGCAAGAGAGGATATTGCCATTATCAAAAAAGCCGTGCCGCCCAGCAGGGCTGAGGCCTCTCCGCCCTTTATATTAAAGGCAAAAAGGGAGAATATGACACCAAGCATGGAGAAAGCCAATAAGTACACAAGTAAAGGGGCTATTTCCGGCTTTTCAAAATCTCCTTCTTCGTTTCCCCTTGCAGTTTGGGCGGCAGCTATTTCCCTTTTTTCTTTCTGGAATTTTACAATTTCTTTTGAATTGAGTAAATAACCCAGGGTTATAGCCGTTATTCCGGTAATAGCAGTAAGGATACCGCCCCTGAGGGTCACCATCTCAACGGGTATACCGGCAGCACTCGCTGTAAGCCCCGGAGCCCCCTGGATTATAACATCTCCTGCAAGGGCCAGACCCTGACCTGAAAAGGCGAGAGCCATTGCTCCCAGCATAGGTGGGAGGCCGGCCTTAACGGCTGCGGGGACCAGCAGGGCACCTATTAGAGGAACGGCAGGTGTGGGCCAGAAAAACAGTGAAATGATAAGGGTTGAAAGGCACAGCACGATGTAGCTGACCAGGGGGGATACCATAAACCGGGTTAGTGGGGCAACCAGAATTTTGTCTGCTCCCGTGACACTTATGGACCTCAGCATGGCAACCATAAGGCTGATTATGAGGAATATGCTGAACAGGTCCTTTGCCGCTACAAGGCTTGCATTAAATACCGTTTGAATACCTCCGATAAAACTCCCCAGGAATACCCATCCTATTAAAAAGGTGAAAATAATGCATGGGATAATAACATTCCTCCTCAATACCATAGTAATAACAACGCTGATTACACCCAGCACATAAAGCCAGTGGGAAAGGGTCATTATAACTCCTCCTTTGAACGATAATTTTTTTGAAACAGTTCTTATCAAATAGTATGTGAATGATGAAGGAATTTTATTTATAATAACGAAATAATAGGGGGTAGGAATTGGCAGAGAAGGGGTTGATGATATTGAGCCTGGTTAGTATAGTGAGATGTAAAGAATATAGGGAAGAAGCTGTAGAGAAGGCCGTAAGGGACGCCTTGAAATTAACAGGCGGTATTGATGACCTCCTTAAAAAAGGAACCGATGTCCTCCTTAAACCAAATGTTTTAAGTGCAAAACCCCCCGAAAGGGCGGTAACCACCCATCCCGTTTTTGTTAAGGCTGTAGTTAAAATCTTTAGTGAAAAGGGATTCAGGGTTATGGTCGGAGACAGCTCGGGCGGGGCTATCGCAGGGGTTTCCCAGACAGAGAAAGCCCTCAAGGTTTCGGGGATATATGATGCCGTTTTAGAAGCAGGAGGGGAAGTAATCAATTTTGACAAAACGGGGACACTGCCCGTTAACATAAATGGGACTACATACCACATATCAAAGCCCGTGGTAGAAGCCCCGATAGTGGTGAGCCTCCCCAAATTCAAGACCCACAGCGCTACCCTCTATACAGGGGCTGTAAAAAACATGTACGGCTGTATCCCGGGGCTTAAAAAGGCTCATTACCACAGGGTTTTCCCTAACCCCAATGCCTTTTCAGCTGCACTTGGGGATATATTCCAGGCCTGCAGGGTTGACCTGGCCGTAATGGACGGGGTAATCGGTATGGAAGGCAACGGCCCTGCTGCAGGGAATCCAAGAAGGGTTGGAATAGTTATGGCATCCAGGGACAGCGTTGCCCTGGATACGGTAGCCTCATACATAATGGGTTTCAATCCTGCGAAAATACCCCATATTGCGGAATGCAGCAAAAGGGGCCTGGGGGTAGGGAGGCTTAATGAAATCACGGTTATAGGGGAAAAGCCTGAAAACGTAAGGCCTGAAAATTTCCAGCTGCCTTCAAATGAGCTGCTTACCAGGCTGCCCTCTTTTTTAGGAAGGAGGGTTCTCAGGCTGCTTGTGGCAAGACCCAGGGTAAACCCCAGAGAATGCACGGGCTGCCGGGTATGTGTAGATAATTGTCCCGTGAAGGTCATTCGCATGAAGCGGGGATATCCCGAAATAGATTACAGAGGATGCATAGAATGCCTTTGCTGTCACGAACTGTGCCCTAAAGGGGCTGTTGAATTAAAATACGACAATCCGGTTTTAGACTTTCTTATGAGATTCAAGAGAAAAAGCAGATGAAAGGTGGGTGCATATGGACATAATAAAGAAGATAGCCGGTGAACTCAATCTAAAACCAAATCAGGTGGCCAATACTATTAAACTTCTCGATGACGGGAATACCGTTCCCTTTATAGCCAGATACAGAAAGGAAATGACGGGAGAGCTGGACGAAGGAGTTATAAGGGAAATTGAGTCGAGGACAGCTTACCTGAGAAACCTGGAAAACAGGAAACAGGAGGTTATCCGGTTGATTGATGAACAGGGGAAATTAACCCCTGAACTGGTCGAAAAGATAAACGGGGCTGAGGTCCTTCAGGAGGTTGAGGACCTATACAGGCCGTACAAACCCAAGAGGAGGACCAGGGCTACCATTGCAAAGGAAAAGGGCCTTGAACCCTTAGCCGAAACCCTCTTAGCCCAGGATGTAATGGAAGGGGATATAACCCAACTGGCCGTGCCTTTTGTGGATGAGGAAAAGGGGGTAGCTTCCCCGGAGGAAGCCCTTCAGGGTGCTGTGGATATAATCGCTGAATGGGTTTCGGACAATGCTGAGTTCAGGAAGGTTATCAGGGATTTAACCATTAATGAGGGGATATTGATTTCAAAAGGAGAACAGGGTACAAAATCCGAATATGAAATGTATTATGATTATAAGGAGAGGGTTAAAACTATACCACCCTACAGGGTCCTGGCAGTCAACAGAGGGGAGAGGGAAGGTTTTTTGTCTGTTAAAATAGAAGCCCCGGATGAAAAAATCCTGACTTACCTAAATTCAGAAGTAGTTAAACGGGAGGAATCCATTACTGCCCCGCTGGTATTCCGGGCGGTAGAAGATGCATACAAGCGGCTGATAGCCCCTTCAATAGAGAGAGAGGTCAGGAACGAGCTGACTTCTACAGCTGAAGACCATGCGATTAAGGTTTTTTCCGAGAACCTGAGCCACCTCCTGCTCCAGGCCCCCATCAAGGGGAGGGTGGTTTTAGGGATAGACCCGGCCTACAGAACGGGGTGCAAAATAGCCGTTGTAGATGAGACGGGCAAACTGCTGGAAACGGGGGTTATATACCCTACACCACCCCAGAATGAAATAGAAAAATCAAAAGAGGTAATTCTGGACCTGGTCAGGAAACACGGTGTTTCACTTATTTCGATAGGGAACGGTACGGCATCACGGGAAACAGAGTTGTTTGTCGCCCAATTGATAAGGGAGTCCGGCCAGAACATCCATTATATAGTAGTTAGTGAAGCCGGTGCTTCCGTTTATTCTGCTTCAAAAGTGGCAAGGGAAGAATTCCCCGACCTGGATGTATCGGTAAGAGGAGCAATATCCATAGCAAGAAGGGTTCAGGACCCGCTGGCCGAGCTTGTTAAAATTGAACCTAAATCTATCGGTGTAGGCCAGTATCAGCATGATGTAAATCAGAAGAAGCTGGGAGAGTCCCTGGCAGCAGTGGTGGAATCATGTGTTAACAGTGTTGGGGTTGACCTTAATACTGCCTCCTTTTCACTTTTGAAGTATGTGGCCGGGGTCTCTTCAAGGGTGGCAAAAAATATCGTCAATTACAGAAACGAGAAAGGGGCATTTAAGAGACGGGAAGAACTGAAACAGGTGCCCCACCTGGGGGAACAGACCTTTATACAGTGTGCCGGGTTTCTGAGAATACCCGGAGCGGAAAATCCCCTTGATAATACACCCGTCCACCCTGAATCATATTCCCTGGCAGAAGGAATTTTAAGGGAGACCGGCTTTGCTCTGGACGATTTAAAAGACGGCCGGTGGACAAAAGTAAAAGAAGCCCTTAAGGATATAGATGTAGAGGATATAGCCGAAAGACTCGGCGGCGGCATTCCTACAATAAGGGATATTATAGAGGCTCTGATGAAACCGGGGAGGGACCCCAGGGAGGATATGCCCCAACCCATTTTCAAAAAAGATGTATTGAAGATGGAAGACCTGAAACCGGATATGGTTCTTACGGGAACGGTGAGGAATGTGGTGGATTTCGGTGCATTCGTCGATATAGGTGTCGGCCAGGACGGTTTGGTTCATATATCCGAGTTATCAGACAAATTTGTTAAGCGTCCCATGGATGTGGTTGCTGTAGGAGACCTGGTCAGGGTTAGGGTCCTTAGCGTGGACGTGGAGCGGGAGAGGATTTCCCTTTCTATGAGGGGGGTATAGATGTGATAGTAGGAACAGCCACTATAGATCTGGTATTTTATGAACCTTCGTCTCTTAAAGATAAAAGGCAGATTATTAAAAGCCTGATAAACAGGATCAAAGGCAAATTCAATGTATCCATTGGTGAGATAGATTTCCACGATAGCTGGAGGAATGCAAGGATAGGAGTAGCCTGTGTTTCAACGGGAACCTCCCATGCCAACAGTGTAATAACTTCAGTGATAAATTTCATAGAGAAAGACGGGAGGGTTATCATACAGGATTACAGTATAGAGATATTTTAAATGCAAATTTATAATAAAAAAAGAAAAATTATACATTAGAGGAAAATACATCCCTAATGTAGAATATATATTTACAGGTAAAATATGAAAAATCATAAGCAGATGAAGGTCTGCAGGACAAAAAAATAACGGGGAGGTATAAGTTGTGAATACCCAGGAGATTATGAACTTAGCTTTAGAAATGGCCGGCCTTGATGAGGTGCCGGAGGATTCCGGAATTCTGGTTGAAGGGGATAATATTAAAAAGGTAGCCTTTGGTGTTGACATGGAGGCCGCTGAAATCCTGATTGCCAGAGAGCTTGGGGTAGATCTCGTCATTACCCACCATCCTGCAGGGGGTAAACCTATAATCAACCTCTACAGGGTAATGAAGTCCCAGATCGATAGGATGGTTGAAGCAGGGGTCCCCATAAACAAGGCTCAGAAAGCCCTTAAGGAACAGGTAGATAAGATAGAACGAAGGCTTCACGTTTCAAATTATGATAGGGCGGTGTCGGCAGCACGTCTTCTGAAGATGCCCTTTATGAATATTCACACCCCGGCAGATATTATTTCGGAAAGGACCGTCCAGAAGCACCTGGATGATGCACTTAAGGATAACCCTAAAGCAAAAATAAAGGATGTGCTGGATGCCCTTAACCAGATGGGGGAATACAGAAACACCGATGCTAAACCTGCCGTCAGAGTGGGGTCTGAAGATGACTATGCCGGAAGGGTTTTTGTTACCATGGCCGGGGGTACAGGCGGCGGCGAAAATGTTGCTAAGGCATATTTTGAGGCAGGGGTAGGAACCCTTGTAGTAATGCACATGCCGGAAGAGGTTATAAAGGCTGTTAAGGAGCAGAACATAGGGAACGTAATTGTAGCGGGCCATATGGCCAGCGATTCCGTCGGGATAAACAGGCTCATAGGGGCCCTTGAGAAAAGAGGCCTGACCGTTTACAGGATGAGCGGAGTGGTCGATCCGAAGTGAAATAATGTGATATTTATGTAGCTGCTATTAGTTGTGAAAGGAGGAAGGTTATGCTGGCCCTTAAAAACGGCAGGGTCCTGACCATGGCGGGTAAGGATTTTGAAAAAGCTACTATTCTGGTGGAAAACGGGAAAATCCTGGATGTAGGCAGCCGGGTAACAATTCCCGAGGGCGCAGAGGTTATTGATGTTTCCGGTATGGTTGTTATGCCCGGGATAATAGATGCCCATGCTCACCTCGGGATTTATGAAGAGGGTATAGGGGATGAAGGTGAGGATACCAATGAAATGACCGACCCGGTAACCCCACATCTGCGGGCAATAGATGCTGTAAATCCGGAAGATAAGGGGTTTGAAGATGCCCGCGAAAACGGGATCACCGCGGTGCTGACAGGACCGGGCAGTGCCAATGTGATAGGGGGAGAACAAATCGTTATCAAGACTGCCGGAAGGGTTGTTGATTCCATGGTAGTTAAAAACCCGGCAGGTCTGAAGGTAGCCTTCGGTGAAAACCCAAAGAGGGTCTACCAGGCCCAGAAAAAAACACCTTCAACAAGGATGGCTACAGCTGCCCTTTTGCGGGAAAATCTGGTTAAAGCCCAGAATTATATGAAGAAACTGGAGAGAGGAAAAGAGGACTCCGATAAAGAACCCGACAGGGACCTGAAGATGGAGTCTCTGGTCAGGGTATTAAAAGGTGAAATCCCCTTAAGAGCCCATGCCCACCGGGCAGATGACATAATGACTGCTGTCAGGATTGCCGAAGAATTTAACGTAAAGATAGTTATAGAACACTGTACAGAAGGCCATAAAATTGCCGATGAGCTGGCAAAAAGGGGTATACCGGCTGTTGTAGGGCCGTCCCTTACCGCAAGGGTAAAAGTAGAGCTAAAGGACAGGACATTTAAGACCCCCGGAATCCTGGCAAAGGCAGGGGTAACCGTGGCCCTCATGACCGACCATCCGGTTATACCTGTCCATTATTTGCCTTTAAGTGCTGCCCTGGCCGTCAGGGACGGTATGGATGAAGAGGAGGCACTGAAAGCCATTACCATCAATCCTGCCCGGATCTGTGGTGTGGATGACAGACTGGGTTCCCTGGAAAAGGGCAAGGATGCCGATATAGTAGTGTTTGACAGATGGCCCCTGGACGTCAATGCGAGGGTTAAATGGGTGATTATTGACGGGAAAATTGTTCATCCTTCGTAATTTAAAGGTCACAGCATAAAGCCCTCAGCTGATCAAAAATAGAGTTTTTTTTATCGGATGCATAACTATAAATACTAAAGAAGGAAAACATCTAGATAAGAGTTTTCCTTCTTTGATCTTGCATACATCAGCAAAAACCTAAAATTTACAGAAGAGAAAACTTTCATGTATTTTTATACAAAAACGGGATAATAGTAGCCATTTACAGCATCAATCAATAGATGGAATTTTTCGTTGTTGTAATAGCATTCCATTAACCAGAAAGGTTTATACAGCAGTTCTTCTTTTAAAACAAGGATTCGGGGAGCCTGTAATATTTTTATCCTCTGGAGGATTACATGGGTGATGGACGATATAGCCCTTTTTCTAGCCTCATCAACAGTTAAATTGATATTTAATATCCTATCTTCTGCTATATCAACTTTCAACTTTTGAGTTTCTGTAACCTTCTCTGTAAGTGCCTCTGCACCGTTTATCATATCAATCATCCATGAAATGTCATCATTAATGATATGACTCAATACCCGTGTATTTATGCAAGCTTCAATATAGAGATATGGATAAAATATGG is a genomic window of Koleobacter methoxysyntrophicus containing:
- a CDS encoding C-GCAxxG-C-C family protein, with product MDKEKAVERVVSLAREYHRAKHNCAESVLKAVLMSGLVENFPPEVSAMATGFGGGIGSSGNNCGALIGAVMAAGMKFGRISTEKSINSSGIVELRSNPGIYRVFNQIPYYFKKEFGSTNCRELVGEFDDFFSEERSRKCAGIVEKTARIVAEIILMGDDAYKCPLYENVAEKK
- a CDS encoding DUF362 domain-containing protein — protein: MAEKGLMILSLVSIVRCKEYREEAVEKAVRDALKLTGGIDDLLKKGTDVLLKPNVLSAKPPERAVTTHPVFVKAVVKIFSEKGFRVMVGDSSGGAIAGVSQTEKALKVSGIYDAVLEAGGEVINFDKTGTLPVNINGTTYHISKPVVEAPIVVSLPKFKTHSATLYTGAVKNMYGCIPGLKKAHYHRVFPNPNAFSAALGDIFQACRVDLAVMDGVIGMEGNGPAAGNPRRVGIVMASRDSVALDTVASYIMGFNPAKIPHIAECSKRGLGVGRLNEITVIGEKPENVRPENFQLPSNELLTRLPSFLGRRVLRLLVARPRVNPRECTGCRVCVDNCPVKVIRMKRGYPEIDYRGCIECLCCHELCPKGAVELKYDNPVLDFLMRFKRKSR
- a CDS encoding Tex family protein; the protein is MDIIKKIAGELNLKPNQVANTIKLLDDGNTVPFIARYRKEMTGELDEGVIREIESRTAYLRNLENRKQEVIRLIDEQGKLTPELVEKINGAEVLQEVEDLYRPYKPKRRTRATIAKEKGLEPLAETLLAQDVMEGDITQLAVPFVDEEKGVASPEEALQGAVDIIAEWVSDNAEFRKVIRDLTINEGILISKGEQGTKSEYEMYYDYKERVKTIPPYRVLAVNRGEREGFLSVKIEAPDEKILTYLNSEVVKREESITAPLVFRAVEDAYKRLIAPSIEREVRNELTSTAEDHAIKVFSENLSHLLLQAPIKGRVVLGIDPAYRTGCKIAVVDETGKLLETGVIYPTPPQNEIEKSKEVILDLVRKHGVSLISIGNGTASRETELFVAQLIRESGQNIHYIVVSEAGASVYSASKVAREEFPDLDVSVRGAISIARRVQDPLAELVKIEPKSIGVGQYQHDVNQKKLGESLAAVVESCVNSVGVDLNTASFSLLKYVAGVSSRVAKNIVNYRNEKGAFKRREELKQVPHLGEQTFIQCAGFLRIPGAENPLDNTPVHPESYSLAEGILRETGFALDDLKDGRWTKVKEALKDIDVEDIAERLGGGIPTIRDIIEALMKPGRDPREDMPQPIFKKDVLKMEDLKPDMVLTGTVRNVVDFGAFVDIGVGQDGLVHISELSDKFVKRPMDVVAVGDLVRVRVLSVDVERERISLSMRGV
- a CDS encoding DUF503 domain-containing protein, translating into MIVGTATIDLVFYEPSSLKDKRQIIKSLINRIKGKFNVSIGEIDFHDSWRNARIGVACVSTGTSHANSVITSVINFIEKDGRVIIQDYSIEIF
- a CDS encoding Nif3-like dinuclear metal center hexameric protein, whose translation is MNTQEIMNLALEMAGLDEVPEDSGILVEGDNIKKVAFGVDMEAAEILIARELGVDLVITHHPAGGKPIINLYRVMKSQIDRMVEAGVPINKAQKALKEQVDKIERRLHVSNYDRAVSAARLLKMPFMNIHTPADIISERTVQKHLDDALKDNPKAKIKDVLDALNQMGEYRNTDAKPAVRVGSEDDYAGRVFVTMAGGTGGGENVAKAYFEAGVGTLVVMHMPEEVIKAVKEQNIGNVIVAGHMASDSVGINRLIGALEKRGLTVYRMSGVVDPK
- a CDS encoding amidohydrolase; this translates as MLALKNGRVLTMAGKDFEKATILVENGKILDVGSRVTIPEGAEVIDVSGMVVMPGIIDAHAHLGIYEEGIGDEGEDTNEMTDPVTPHLRAIDAVNPEDKGFEDARENGITAVLTGPGSANVIGGEQIVIKTAGRVVDSMVVKNPAGLKVAFGENPKRVYQAQKKTPSTRMATAALLRENLVKAQNYMKKLERGKEDSDKEPDRDLKMESLVRVLKGEIPLRAHAHRADDIMTAVRIAEEFNVKIVIEHCTEGHKIADELAKRGIPAVVGPSLTARVKVELKDRTFKTPGILAKAGVTVALMTDHPVIPVHYLPLSAALAVRDGMDEEEALKAITINPARICGVDDRLGSLEKGKDADIVVFDRWPLDVNARVKWVIIDGKIVHPS